One Micromonospora craniellae genomic region harbors:
- a CDS encoding glycosyltransferase: protein MELDAAGQPEVRGRIVMLVDNAVNGDSRVQKIARSAAEAGWTVTLLGRSPDKEEHTWQLGQAEVRLLPVSNTLSTRPHQLRRNWLRAPLGYPPNGAAALRSQQVKAWRADLRVRRIELDMQASAGKPVGVRRQMLRAESFAVRAVGRWVRFRRGQSHRARDARQRLDGPWDRLYTRFWQSATGDRSWRRLEPALWDWELSFGKVVDRLKPDLIHAHDFRMIGVGARAVLRARSAGRTVKLVWDAHEFLPGIRPRRDDERWMPAHCAHEREYAPYADAVLTVSSGLAEWLQERHGLAKLPDVVLNAPGKLDSFVDLDESTPNLRTLCGIDDVTPLLVYSGAAAEQRGMATMVEALPHLGDAHAAFVVNSPSGRYVQGLVARAEELGVADRMHVLPYVAHHQVVSFLSAATLGVIPIHHWPNHEIALITKFFEYSHARLPMVVSDVKTMAAMVRETGQGEVFTAEDVTDFIRAVRAVLADPERYRAVYDRPGLLEGWTWEAQAQVLEQVYSRLLPDRPAPPRAADPDVETTSLSIGMAR, encoded by the coding sequence ATGGAGTTGGACGCTGCCGGGCAGCCGGAGGTCCGAGGGCGCATCGTCATGCTCGTTGACAACGCGGTCAACGGTGACTCCCGGGTGCAGAAGATCGCGCGCTCGGCGGCCGAGGCGGGCTGGACGGTGACGCTGCTCGGTCGATCCCCCGACAAGGAGGAGCACACCTGGCAGCTCGGGCAGGCGGAAGTTCGGCTGCTGCCGGTGTCGAACACCCTGAGCACCCGCCCCCACCAGCTCCGTCGTAACTGGCTGCGGGCCCCGCTCGGCTACCCGCCCAACGGGGCAGCGGCGCTGCGGAGCCAGCAGGTCAAGGCGTGGCGGGCCGACCTGCGTGTCCGCCGGATCGAGCTGGACATGCAGGCCTCGGCGGGCAAGCCGGTGGGGGTCCGACGGCAGATGCTGCGGGCCGAGTCGTTCGCCGTCAGAGCGGTCGGCCGGTGGGTCCGGTTCCGTCGCGGACAGTCGCATCGGGCCCGGGACGCGCGTCAGCGGCTGGACGGCCCGTGGGACCGTCTCTACACCCGCTTCTGGCAGTCCGCCACGGGAGACCGGTCCTGGCGTCGGCTGGAGCCCGCGCTGTGGGACTGGGAACTGTCCTTCGGCAAGGTGGTCGACCGACTCAAGCCGGATCTGATCCACGCCCACGACTTCCGGATGATCGGCGTCGGTGCGCGTGCCGTGCTGCGGGCCCGCTCCGCCGGCCGGACCGTGAAACTCGTATGGGACGCGCACGAGTTCCTGCCCGGCATCCGGCCCCGCCGCGACGACGAGCGGTGGATGCCGGCGCACTGCGCGCACGAGCGCGAGTACGCGCCGTACGCCGACGCGGTGCTGACCGTGTCGAGCGGCCTCGCCGAGTGGCTTCAGGAGCGGCACGGTCTGGCTAAGCTGCCGGACGTCGTGCTCAACGCACCCGGCAAGCTCGACAGCTTCGTGGACCTCGACGAGTCGACGCCGAACCTGCGCACGCTGTGCGGCATCGACGACGTGACCCCGTTGCTGGTCTACAGCGGCGCGGCAGCCGAGCAGCGGGGTATGGCGACCATGGTCGAGGCGCTGCCGCACCTCGGCGACGCGCACGCCGCCTTCGTGGTCAACTCGCCGTCCGGCCGGTACGTGCAGGGCCTGGTCGCCCGCGCCGAGGAACTCGGGGTGGCCGACCGGATGCACGTGCTGCCGTACGTCGCCCACCACCAGGTGGTGTCGTTCCTGTCCGCGGCCACCCTCGGGGTGATTCCGATCCACCACTGGCCGAATCACGAGATCGCCCTGATCACCAAGTTCTTCGAGTACTCGCACGCCCGGCTGCCGATGGTCGTCTCCGACGTGAAGACCATGGCCGCGATGGTCCGGGAGACCGGCCAGGGCGAGGTGTTCACCGCCGAGGACGTGACCGACTTCATCCGCGCCGTACGCGCCGTGCTGGCCGACCCGGAGCGCTACCGGGCCGTGTACGACCGGCCGGGCCTGTTGGAGGGGTGGACGTGGGAGGCGCAGGCACAGGTGCTGGAGCAGGTGTACTCGCGCCTGCTGCCCGACCGGCCGGCACCGCCCCGGGCCGCCGACCCCGACGTCGAGACGACCTCGCTCTCGATCGGCATGGCGCGGTAG
- a CDS encoding glycosyltransferase family 2 protein translates to MSTPDVTVVVAVYNTMPYLTECLDSLVGQSIGLDRLEVVAVDDGSTDGSGEELDRYAKRYPGTVTVLHQPNSGGPAAPSNRALEVAQGRYVFFIGSDDHLGPEALERLVDAADRWGSDVVLGRMVGTNNRYVHQAIYASTSEQVDLFDSELPWSLSNTKLFRRDLIERHGLRFREDMRMGSDQPFTLEACVRAGRISVLADYVYYYAVKRDNAQNITYASRFEERLRCAEELVEFVAGLIEPGPRRDAILLRNLSWEVAKLLQADFLDLEPARQEQAHQRIRRLVENYLTDGIRERLAPAVRLRLLAAGHGDLDRLLQLIRQQKDGALPEVTVVGDRGYAHYFGFRDPELGFPDEWYDVTERAAKQAIKVTATELAWERAETGAQTLVLTAHSPWAQLAGFPPQAVQVSLGGLAAAVTLRPGGPGTVVRAQWPLLQLLGIGVAGAEPRKVEAKLSVLGGAATTALRAEGRPAAPRRAARRGFRLYLVTPHTDRKHRVILMVTSVTSRRIVARLTTKWSSRGK, encoded by the coding sequence GTGAGCACGCCCGACGTGACCGTCGTCGTCGCGGTCTACAACACCATGCCGTACCTCACCGAGTGCCTGGACTCGCTCGTCGGGCAGAGCATCGGCCTGGACCGGCTCGAGGTGGTCGCGGTCGACGACGGCTCGACCGACGGCAGCGGTGAGGAGCTCGACCGCTACGCCAAGCGGTACCCGGGCACGGTCACGGTGCTGCACCAGCCGAATTCGGGCGGTCCGGCGGCACCGAGCAACCGCGCGCTGGAGGTCGCCCAGGGGCGGTACGTCTTCTTCATCGGCTCCGACGACCACCTGGGGCCGGAGGCGTTGGAGCGGCTGGTGGACGCCGCCGACCGGTGGGGTTCGGACGTGGTGCTCGGCCGGATGGTCGGCACCAACAACCGCTACGTCCACCAGGCCATCTATGCCAGCACCTCGGAGCAGGTCGACCTCTTCGACAGCGAGCTGCCCTGGTCGCTGTCGAACACCAAGCTGTTCCGGCGGGACCTGATCGAACGGCACGGCCTGCGGTTCCGCGAGGACATGCGGATGGGCAGCGACCAGCCCTTCACGCTGGAGGCCTGCGTACGCGCCGGGCGGATCTCGGTCCTCGCCGACTACGTCTACTACTACGCGGTCAAACGGGACAACGCGCAGAACATCACCTACGCCAGCCGGTTCGAGGAGCGGCTGCGCTGCGCCGAGGAGCTGGTCGAGTTCGTCGCCGGGCTGATCGAGCCCGGGCCCCGGCGTGACGCGATCCTGCTGCGCAACCTCAGCTGGGAGGTGGCCAAGCTGCTCCAGGCCGACTTCCTCGACCTCGAACCGGCCCGGCAGGAGCAGGCCCACCAACGGATCCGCCGGCTCGTCGAGAATTACCTCACCGACGGCATCCGCGAGCGGCTCGCGCCCGCCGTCCGGTTGCGCCTGCTGGCCGCCGGGCACGGCGACCTGGACCGGCTGCTCCAGCTGATCCGCCAGCAGAAGGACGGCGCACTGCCCGAGGTGACCGTCGTCGGCGACCGCGGTTACGCCCACTACTTCGGTTTCCGCGACCCGGAGCTGGGCTTTCCAGACGAGTGGTACGACGTCACCGAGAGGGCCGCCAAACAGGCGATCAAGGTCACCGCGACCGAGTTGGCATGGGAACGCGCCGAGACCGGCGCGCAGACGCTCGTGCTCACGGCGCACAGCCCCTGGGCGCAGTTGGCGGGGTTCCCGCCGCAGGCGGTCCAGGTGAGCCTCGGCGGGCTGGCGGCTGCCGTCACGCTGCGTCCGGGTGGGCCGGGTACCGTCGTACGGGCGCAATGGCCGTTGCTCCAGTTGCTCGGCATCGGGGTTGCGGGCGCGGAGCCGCGCAAGGTCGAGGCCAAGCTCAGCGTGCTGGGTGGGGCGGCCACGACCGCGCTGCGGGCCGAGGGACGCCCTGCCGCGCCACGTCGGGCGGCCCGGCGCGGGTTCCGCCTGTACCTGGTCACGCCGCACACGGATCGCAAGCACCGGGTGATCCTGATGGTCACGTCTGTCACGTCGCGCCGGATAGTCGCCCGTTTGACCACCAAGTGGTCGTCGAGAGGAAAGTAG
- a CDS encoding glycosyltransferase family 4 protein gives MPSPARPPRLVVLAANEITGDSRVQMTAVAAARDGWDVVLLGRSTKKKGKDVERTALGPIEVIRLPVASMLSRPPGSRHRVRRAVTQFRLPDKATLNRYQARHQSWLRLQTGKANPPPRAWIKAHEALYELRMKAWAWEQLHGGKPGSPSGDWSTDWPLLLDIDLAFGPMIEELEPDVIHANDVDTVPTAALSAARLCARGKKCVWIYDAHDYVPGLEQLKPHQASGVAAAEREFIARADAVVTVSEQIAELLRSRYRLSRSPVVVGNSPVRSEGGSGGTGASVRARAGLDPGVPLLVYAGRIGPERGLDTVVAGLPELPEHHLALVTEQTTPLLAELLATAVKLGVRDRVHLLPYVAPYEVADYLSSADLGLIPFRRTPNCELSLPAKFAEYLHAGLPLVTSDVEVVGGYVRKHDLGEVFPSGDVAGFVAAVTRATARRQELGTHISPSILDDLSWERQSGTLLRLYRDVSGLAPAAVTTDVPWSVSERPAGTPSGPAPGRRQTSNWRALADTGVRLGLGPANYAGQAAAFAQAISRALPDVSVEVVMNKIPASNDYPADRYLYARRQPELEFQLEQVRRVLSGYSHVVVDAFMPLFGYLNGDNIEGDLPALRRAGIKVALLAHGSEIRHPDRHMERHEFSLFADAPEGVAAKLRHKAERNRRVAEEAGLPTFVTTPDLLADLPGATWTPLVVDIAAWACDRPVMERSRPVVLHAPSKRWTKGTDRILPAVQALHDRGVIELCLVEGLAWSEMRRLVQDCDIVLDQFTTGSFGTFAVEAMAAGKPVVANLSDHVGKTVGGDLPIVNANPRNLTEVLESLLDDREATVKIAAASAEYARTYHNGAWTVRQLSSFLTG, from the coding sequence ATGCCATCGCCCGCCCGCCCGCCGAGACTGGTAGTCCTCGCGGCGAACGAGATCACCGGAGATTCCCGGGTCCAGATGACCGCCGTCGCCGCCGCCAGGGACGGTTGGGACGTGGTTCTGCTGGGGAGAAGCACGAAGAAGAAGGGCAAGGACGTCGAGCGCACCGCGCTGGGTCCGATCGAGGTGATCCGGCTGCCCGTGGCGTCGATGCTGTCCCGTCCGCCCGGCAGCCGGCACCGAGTGCGTCGGGCGGTGACCCAGTTCCGGCTTCCCGACAAGGCGACGCTGAACCGCTATCAGGCACGTCACCAGTCGTGGCTGCGCCTGCAGACCGGAAAGGCCAACCCGCCGCCGCGGGCCTGGATCAAGGCGCACGAGGCCCTCTACGAGCTACGGATGAAGGCCTGGGCCTGGGAACAACTCCACGGCGGCAAGCCGGGGTCGCCGAGCGGTGACTGGTCCACCGACTGGCCGCTGCTACTCGACATCGATCTCGCCTTCGGGCCGATGATCGAGGAGCTGGAGCCGGATGTCATCCACGCCAACGACGTCGACACCGTTCCCACTGCGGCGCTCAGTGCGGCGCGGCTGTGCGCTCGCGGTAAGAAGTGCGTCTGGATCTACGACGCGCACGACTACGTCCCGGGCCTGGAGCAGCTCAAGCCGCATCAGGCCAGCGGGGTCGCCGCCGCCGAGCGGGAGTTCATCGCCCGCGCCGACGCGGTGGTCACCGTCTCCGAACAGATCGCCGAGCTGCTGCGCAGCCGGTACCGGTTGTCGAGGAGCCCGGTCGTGGTCGGCAACTCGCCGGTGCGGTCGGAGGGCGGCAGCGGTGGCACCGGCGCGTCGGTCCGGGCCCGTGCCGGCCTCGACCCGGGCGTGCCGCTGCTGGTGTACGCCGGCCGGATCGGTCCGGAGCGGGGACTGGACACCGTCGTCGCCGGTTTGCCCGAGCTGCCCGAGCACCACCTGGCCCTGGTCACCGAGCAGACGACCCCGCTGCTGGCAGAGCTGTTGGCCACGGCGGTCAAGCTCGGCGTACGCGACCGGGTGCACCTGCTGCCCTACGTGGCGCCGTACGAGGTGGCCGACTACCTCAGCTCGGCCGACCTGGGGCTGATCCCGTTCCGGCGTACACCGAACTGCGAACTGTCCCTCCCGGCCAAGTTCGCCGAGTACCTGCACGCCGGACTGCCCCTGGTCACCAGCGACGTCGAGGTGGTCGGCGGATACGTCCGGAAGCACGATCTCGGCGAGGTGTTCCCCTCCGGTGACGTGGCCGGCTTCGTGGCCGCGGTGACCCGTGCCACGGCCCGCCGGCAGGAGCTGGGTACGCACATCAGCCCGTCCATCCTGGACGACCTGTCCTGGGAGCGACAGAGCGGCACGCTGCTCCGGCTGTACCGGGACGTCTCCGGTCTGGCGCCGGCCGCCGTCACGACCGACGTCCCGTGGTCCGTGTCGGAACGTCCGGCGGGGACGCCGTCCGGCCCGGCGCCCGGGCGGCGCCAGACGTCGAACTGGCGGGCCCTTGCCGACACCGGTGTGCGGCTGGGCCTCGGTCCGGCGAACTACGCCGGACAGGCGGCGGCGTTCGCCCAGGCGATCAGCCGCGCCCTGCCGGACGTCTCGGTCGAGGTGGTGATGAACAAGATCCCCGCCTCGAACGACTATCCGGCGGACCGCTACCTCTACGCGCGGCGCCAGCCCGAACTGGAATTCCAGCTAGAGCAGGTCAGGCGGGTGCTCAGCGGATACAGCCACGTGGTGGTGGACGCCTTCATGCCGCTGTTCGGGTACCTCAACGGCGACAACATCGAGGGTGACCTGCCGGCGCTGCGCCGGGCCGGCATCAAGGTGGCGCTGCTGGCGCACGGCAGCGAAATCCGGCACCCCGACCGGCACATGGAGCGGCACGAGTTCTCGCTCTTCGCCGACGCGCCGGAGGGTGTCGCGGCCAAGCTGCGCCACAAGGCGGAACGCAACCGGCGGGTGGCCGAGGAGGCCGGCCTGCCGACCTTCGTGACCACACCGGACCTGCTGGCCGACCTGCCCGGGGCGACCTGGACGCCGCTCGTGGTCGACATCGCGGCCTGGGCGTGCGACCGGCCGGTGATGGAGCGGAGCCGTCCGGTGGTGCTGCACGCCCCGTCCAAGCGGTGGACCAAGGGCACCGACCGGATCCTGCCGGCCGTGCAGGCGCTGCACGACAGGGGCGTCATCGAGCTGTGTCTCGTCGAGGGCCTCGCCTGGTCCGAGATGCGCAGGCTGGTCCAGGACTGCGACATCGTCCTGGACCAGTTCACCACCGGCAGCTTCGGCACCTTCGCTGTGGAGGCGATGGCCGCCGGAAAGCCCGTGGTGGCGAACCTGAGCGACCATGTCGGCAAGACCGTCGGCGGTGACCTGCCCATCGTCAACGCCAACCCGAGGAACCTGACCGAGGTCCTGGAGTCGCTGCTCGACGACCGGGAGGCAACCGTCAAGATCGCTGCGGCCTCCGCCGAGTACGCCCGGACCTACCACAACGGTGCCTGGACCGTCCGGCAGCTCAGCTCGTTCCTGACCGGTTGA
- a CDS encoding Gfo/Idh/MocA family protein, with translation MSKRQGDKLRAGLIGLGAMGRNHARVLSGLDGVDLVGIVDPVGDPSGQLRAPVLPDLGELLARDIDYAVVACPTALHEQIGLELAAHGVSALIEKPLAQSVEAATRIVEAFESRGLVAGVGHIERYNPALQNLRTRLEAGELGEVYQVVTRRQGPFPHRIADVGVVMDLATHDIDLTSWVTGQEYVSVSARTVSRSGRLHEDMVAVIGTLTAGTMVNHLVNWLSPLKERSTVITGERGCFVADTLTADLTFYANGAIGTEWEALRAFRGVAEGDMIRYAIPKREPLLVEHERFRDAVEGKESDIVTLRQGLRTVEVAGTLLRSASDGSTVTVGVPSASAAEVAATR, from the coding sequence GTGAGCAAGCGGCAGGGCGACAAGCTGCGCGCCGGTCTGATCGGCCTGGGCGCGATGGGGCGCAACCACGCCCGGGTGCTCTCCGGTCTGGACGGCGTCGATCTGGTCGGCATCGTCGACCCCGTCGGTGACCCGAGCGGGCAGCTCCGGGCGCCGGTGCTGCCCGACCTGGGCGAGCTGCTGGCCCGCGACATCGACTACGCCGTGGTCGCCTGCCCGACCGCGCTGCACGAGCAGATCGGGCTCGAACTCGCCGCGCACGGTGTCTCCGCGTTGATCGAGAAGCCGCTCGCGCAGTCCGTCGAGGCGGCGACCCGGATCGTGGAGGCGTTCGAGAGCCGTGGACTGGTGGCCGGCGTCGGCCACATCGAGCGGTACAACCCCGCCCTGCAGAACCTGCGGACCCGCCTGGAGGCCGGCGAGCTGGGCGAGGTCTACCAGGTGGTGACCCGGCGGCAGGGCCCCTTCCCGCACCGGATCGCCGACGTCGGCGTGGTGATGGACCTGGCCACCCACGACATCGACCTGACCAGCTGGGTGACCGGCCAGGAGTACGTCTCGGTGTCGGCCCGGACGGTCTCCCGCAGCGGTAGGCTGCACGAGGACATGGTGGCGGTCATCGGTACGCTCACCGCCGGCACGATGGTCAATCACCTGGTGAACTGGCTCAGCCCGCTCAAGGAACGGTCCACTGTGATCACCGGCGAACGGGGCTGCTTCGTCGCCGACACCCTCACGGCCGACCTCACCTTCTATGCCAACGGCGCCATCGGTACCGAGTGGGAGGCGCTGCGGGCCTTCCGTGGCGTCGCCGAGGGCGACATGATCCGCTACGCCATCCCGAAGCGCGAACCGCTGTTGGTGGAACACGAGCGATTCCGGGATGCCGTGGAGGGCAAGGAAAGCGATATCGTGACCCTCCGGCAGGGACTGCGCACCGTCGAGGTGGCCGGTACGTTGCTGCGTTCCGCGTCGGACGGCAGCACGGTCACGGTAGGGGTGCCGTCGGCTTCTGCCGCAGAGGTCGCCGCAACCCGCTGA
- a CDS encoding TetR/AcrR family transcriptional regulator, protein MTTEKRRAPAGAAVLRGEITAAIRRALMHELAAVGYGRLSIEAVARRAGVSKTAIYRRWNSKLDLVLDVVSAVASRKLPMLDTGTLDGDVRLLLLVVTGALGHPMASQIIPDLLAEAARNPQIAGTLQSTLNDYQDRIGEIVIGRAIERGELPSGADPRAAADLIVGPVYWRLAITRVPLEPSELARMAEAAVAALRVVCASPREEVP, encoded by the coding sequence GTGACGACCGAGAAGAGGCGCGCACCGGCCGGTGCCGCGGTGCTCCGTGGAGAGATCACCGCGGCCATCCGTCGGGCCCTGATGCACGAACTGGCGGCGGTCGGCTACGGCCGGCTCTCGATCGAGGCGGTGGCCCGGCGGGCGGGGGTCAGCAAGACCGCGATCTATCGCCGGTGGAACTCGAAGCTCGACCTCGTGCTGGACGTGGTCTCGGCCGTCGCCAGCCGGAAGCTGCCGATGCTGGACACCGGCACCCTCGACGGGGACGTGCGCCTGCTGCTGCTGGTCGTGACCGGTGCGTTGGGTCACCCGATGGCGTCACAGATCATCCCTGATCTGCTCGCCGAGGCGGCGCGCAACCCGCAGATCGCCGGCACGTTGCAGAGCACGCTGAACGACTACCAGGACCGCATCGGCGAGATCGTCATCGGACGGGCCATCGAGCGGGGGGAGTTGCCCTCCGGCGCCGACCCGCGCGCGGCGGCCGACCTGATCGTCGGGCCGGTCTACTGGCGGCTGGCGATCACCCGGGTGCCGCTGGAGCCCTCCGAGCTGGCCCGGATGGCGGAGGCGGCCGTGGCCGCGCTGCGGGTCGTCTGCGCGAGCCCACGGGAGGAGGTGCCGTGA
- a CDS encoding ABC transporter ATP-binding protein: MSNDVTVTLPRIQERIPTVVVDDAHIVYRVHKGAAGNTSPVAAFKRMVSRTSAPNVREVHAVRGVTFTAYRGEAVGLIGTNGSGKSTLLRAIAGLLPVERGAIYTQGQPSLLGVNAALLNDLPGERNVTLGCLAMGMHPAEVQRKVPEIIEFSGINQRGDFASLPMRTYSSGMSARLRFSIAAAKQHDVLLIDEALATGDKAFRKRSEKRVRELRESAGTVFLVSHQLSSVRDTCERTIWLESGLIRMDGPTAEVLKAYEAFTNGK, from the coding sequence ATGTCCAACGACGTGACGGTCACCCTGCCCCGGATCCAGGAACGCATCCCGACCGTGGTGGTGGACGACGCGCACATCGTCTACCGGGTACACAAGGGCGCCGCCGGCAACACCAGCCCGGTGGCCGCGTTCAAGCGGATGGTGAGCCGCACCTCGGCACCGAACGTGCGCGAGGTGCACGCGGTGCGCGGAGTCACCTTCACCGCGTACCGGGGTGAGGCGGTCGGGCTGATCGGCACCAACGGCTCCGGCAAGTCCACCCTGCTGCGGGCCATCGCCGGCCTGCTGCCGGTGGAGCGCGGCGCGATCTACACCCAGGGGCAGCCGTCGCTGCTCGGGGTGAACGCGGCGCTGCTCAACGACCTGCCCGGCGAGCGCAACGTCACGCTCGGCTGCCTGGCCATGGGCATGCACCCGGCCGAGGTGCAGCGCAAGGTCCCCGAGATCATCGAGTTCTCCGGGATCAACCAGCGGGGCGACTTCGCCTCCCTGCCGATGCGGACGTACTCCTCGGGCATGTCGGCCCGGCTGCGCTTCTCCATCGCGGCGGCCAAGCAGCACGACGTGTTGCTGATCGACGAGGCGCTGGCCACCGGGGACAAGGCGTTCCGCAAGCGCAGCGAGAAGCGGGTACGCGAGCTGCGGGAGAGCGCCGGCACGGTGTTCCTGGTCAGCCACCAGCTCTCCTCGGTCCGGGACACCTGCGAACGGACAATCTGGCTGGAATCGGGCCTGATCCGGATGGACGGGCCGACCGCCGAGGTGCTGAAGGCGTACGAGGCGTTCACCAACGGCAAGTAG
- a CDS encoding ABC transporter permease, which produces MANTTLADPDSGLTLAQLAARHGLRVAGERPSFRRYSGELWRYRHFITAYANAKLTASFSNARLGQLWQVLTPLSNAAVYYLIFGVVLEQNRDIPNFIAYLTTGLFIFNFTQTTVQQGTQAISGNLGLIRALHFPRACLPLAITATQFQQLLGSLLVLVGIVVVTGEPITLMWLMLVPAVLLQTVFNAGLTMAMARLGAKASDLKQVMPFVLRAWMYGSGVLYSVELFSNNLPGWAVGIVQFNPMLVYIELARTALLEQAPLLNDSLLLTWLIAAGWAVVMGIGGYLFFWRGEQEYGRG; this is translated from the coding sequence ATGGCCAACACCACGCTGGCCGACCCCGACTCCGGCCTCACCCTCGCACAGCTGGCCGCCCGCCACGGCCTGCGGGTGGCCGGCGAGCGGCCCTCATTCCGCCGCTACAGCGGTGAGCTGTGGCGCTACCGCCACTTCATCACCGCGTACGCCAACGCCAAGTTGACCGCCTCGTTCAGCAACGCCCGACTCGGGCAGCTCTGGCAGGTGCTCACTCCGCTGAGCAACGCGGCGGTCTACTACCTGATCTTCGGCGTGGTGCTGGAGCAGAACCGGGACATCCCGAACTTCATCGCCTACCTCACCACCGGTCTGTTCATCTTCAACTTCACCCAGACCACGGTGCAGCAGGGCACCCAGGCGATCAGCGGCAACCTCGGCCTGATCCGGGCCCTGCACTTCCCCCGGGCCTGCCTGCCGCTGGCGATCACCGCCACCCAGTTCCAGCAACTCCTGGGCTCGCTGTTGGTGCTGGTCGGCATCGTGGTGGTCACCGGCGAGCCGATCACCCTGATGTGGCTGATGCTGGTGCCGGCGGTGCTGCTCCAGACGGTCTTCAACGCCGGGCTGACCATGGCGATGGCCCGGCTGGGCGCCAAGGCCAGCGACCTCAAGCAGGTCATGCCGTTCGTGCTGCGGGCCTGGATGTACGGCTCCGGCGTGCTCTACAGCGTCGAGCTCTTCTCCAACAACCTGCCCGGCTGGGCCGTCGGGATCGTGCAGTTCAACCCGATGCTGGTCTATATCGAGCTGGCTCGGACCGCCCTGCTGGAGCAGGCCCCGTTGCTCAACGACTCCCTGCTGCTGACCTGGCTGATCGCGGCCGGCTGGGCGGTCGTGATGGGCATCGGCGGCTATTTGTTCTTCTGGCGCGGCGAACAGGAGTACGGTCGTGGTTGA
- a CDS encoding DegT/DnrJ/EryC1/StrS family aminotransferase, producing the protein MTGQRPDFIPPARPIIGEAEIEAAVRVLRSGMVVQGPEVAAFEQEFGEVVAGRHCVAVNSGTSALQLTLLALGVGPGDEVIVPSFSFAASANAVRLVGAEVVFADIERDSFCLDPDAVAAAVTPRTVAVMPVHLYGHPAAMDKIMAVAERHGLAVVEDAAQAHGAGLHGTPVGAFGIAGCFSFYPTKNMHSLEGGMISTADAGFARTLRLLRNQGMEQRYANEIVGANMRMTDVAAAIGRVQLTQLAEWTAQRQANAKYLDSKITNMITPPVADAARHVYHQYTVRVRGDRDAAQERLTEQGIGNAVYYPTPIHRLKPYLGADGRPGPWELPETDRAAAEVISLPVHPTLEQSDLERIADAANLAGGAQ; encoded by the coding sequence ATGACTGGCCAGCGTCCGGACTTCATACCGCCGGCCCGGCCGATCATCGGCGAGGCCGAGATCGAGGCGGCGGTCAGGGTGCTGCGCAGCGGCATGGTGGTGCAGGGGCCCGAGGTGGCGGCCTTCGAGCAGGAGTTCGGCGAGGTGGTCGCCGGTCGGCACTGTGTCGCCGTCAACTCCGGCACCTCGGCCCTCCAGTTGACCCTGCTGGCGCTCGGCGTCGGCCCGGGTGACGAGGTGATCGTGCCGTCCTTCTCTTTCGCCGCCAGCGCCAACGCGGTGCGGCTGGTCGGTGCCGAGGTGGTCTTCGCCGACATCGAGCGGGACAGCTTCTGCCTCGACCCGGATGCGGTCGCCGCCGCGGTCACCCCGCGGACCGTCGCCGTCATGCCGGTGCACCTTTACGGTCACCCGGCCGCGATGGACAAGATCATGGCGGTGGCCGAGCGGCACGGCCTGGCCGTCGTCGAGGACGCGGCCCAGGCCCACGGGGCCGGCCTGCACGGCACGCCGGTCGGTGCCTTCGGCATCGCCGGTTGCTTCAGCTTCTATCCCACGAAGAACATGCACTCCCTGGAGGGAGGCATGATCAGCACTGCGGACGCCGGGTTCGCCCGCACCCTGCGGCTGCTGCGCAACCAGGGCATGGAGCAGCGGTACGCCAACGAGATCGTCGGCGCCAACATGCGGATGACCGACGTGGCCGCGGCGATCGGCCGGGTGCAGTTGACGCAGTTGGCCGAGTGGACCGCACAGCGCCAGGCGAACGCGAAGTACCTCGACTCGAAGATCACCAACATGATCACCCCGCCGGTGGCGGACGCCGCCCGGCACGTGTACCACCAGTACACCGTCCGCGTCCGGGGCGACCGGGACGCCGCCCAGGAGCGTCTGACCGAGCAGGGCATCGGCAACGCCGTCTACTACCCGACCCCGATCCACCGGCTCAAGCCGTACCTGGGTGCGGACGGCCGGCCCGGCCCGTGGGAACTGCCGGAGACCGACCGGGCCGCGGCCGAGGTGATCTCGCTGCCGGTGCACCCCACGCTGGAGCAGAGCGACCTTGAGCGGATCGCGGACGCCGCCAACCTCGCCGGCGGTGCCCAGTGA